The following are from one region of the Candidatus Methylacidiphilales bacterium genome:
- a CDS encoding PQQ-binding-like beta-propeller repeat protein, which produces MIKYLSLSALLLTTTVRAGDWPQWGGTNERNMSSPETGLPGSFDPGKSKLGSEEIDLTTTKNVKWVAKLGSQSFGNVTISGGKVFIGTNNASPRDPQYKDDRGILMCLDEKTGAFQWQLVVPKLASGKVNDWEYLGILSSPTIENNRVYLVTNRCEVVCLTTDGLAKGNTGPFITEGQYIAGPGKPPVKPNPKDADIVWRYDMIDELGVFPHNASNCDVMILDDEIISSTSNGMDWTHTNIPSPNAPTLIALDKKTGKYLGEDDAQIGPKIFHGIWCSPSAGKVNGKTLVFFGGPDGFLYAFDPKPVKEGDDLHLKKIWWCDANPNGYRAKKYPAADGPSEINATPVFWKGHVYVAVGQDPEHGEGIGNLICVDPTKTGDITKTGIVWSYNKIHRSLSTCAITPDGLLFVGDFSGFLHCLDAETGKVYWVHDLKSHIWGSPLYADGKIYIGAEDGTFAVFAASKEKKLIAKMDMGDPVYSTPVVANGTLYVQTTTNLFAIKAK; this is translated from the coding sequence ATGATTAAATACCTGTCTCTTTCCGCACTGCTTCTTACAACCACAGTACGCGCTGGTGACTGGCCGCAATGGGGCGGCACCAACGAACGTAACATGTCTTCGCCGGAAACCGGGCTGCCTGGGAGCTTCGATCCCGGCAAGTCAAAACTCGGTTCCGAAGAAATCGATCTCACAACGACAAAAAACGTAAAATGGGTCGCCAAGCTGGGTTCGCAAAGCTTCGGCAATGTCACCATCTCGGGCGGCAAGGTGTTCATAGGCACCAACAACGCCTCACCCCGCGACCCGCAATACAAGGACGACCGCGGCATCCTGATGTGCCTCGACGAAAAGACCGGCGCGTTCCAGTGGCAGTTGGTCGTGCCGAAGCTCGCCTCCGGCAAAGTTAACGACTGGGAATACCTCGGCATCCTCTCCTCGCCAACGATCGAAAACAACCGCGTTTACCTCGTCACCAACCGCTGCGAAGTCGTGTGCCTCACTACAGACGGTCTTGCCAAAGGCAACACCGGCCCGTTCATCACCGAGGGCCAGTACATTGCCGGCCCGGGCAAACCACCTGTCAAACCCAACCCGAAGGATGCCGACATCGTCTGGCGGTACGATATGATCGATGAACTCGGTGTATTTCCGCATAACGCATCGAACTGCGACGTGATGATTCTGGACGACGAAATCATTTCAAGCACTTCCAACGGCATGGACTGGACCCACACCAACATCCCGTCGCCAAACGCCCCGACGCTCATCGCGCTTGACAAAAAAACCGGCAAATATCTTGGCGAGGACGACGCACAGATTGGTCCGAAAATTTTTCACGGCATCTGGTGTTCTCCCTCAGCCGGAAAGGTCAACGGCAAAACGTTGGTCTTCTTCGGCGGACCCGACGGATTCCTGTACGCGTTCGACCCGAAGCCGGTCAAGGAGGGCGACGATCTCCACCTTAAAAAAATCTGGTGGTGCGACGCCAACCCGAATGGATACCGCGCGAAAAAATATCCCGCCGCCGATGGTCCGAGCGAGATCAATGCAACGCCGGTATTTTGGAAAGGTCATGTTTACGTCGCAGTCGGCCAGGATCCCGAGCACGGCGAGGGCATCGGCAACCTGATTTGTGTCGATCCGACCAAGACGGGTGACATCACCAAGACCGGCATTGTCTGGTCGTACAACAAAATCCACCGCAGCCTCTCAACCTGCGCGATTACGCCCGACGGCCTGTTGTTCGTCGGTGATTTTTCCGGCTTTCTCCACTGTCTCGATGCCGAAACCGGAAAGGTTTACTGGGTCCATGACCTCAAATCACACATTTGGGGTTCGCCGCTTTATGCCGACGGTAAAATTTACATCGGCGCCGAGGACGGCACCTTTGCCGTGTTCGCCGCAAGCAAGGAAAAAAAGTTGATCGCCAAGATGGACATGGGTGATCCCGTCTATTCGACACCCGTTGTCGCCAACGGCACTCTCTACGTTCAGACCACTACCAACCTCTTCGCAATCAAAGCCAAATGA
- a CDS encoding DUF3311 domain-containing protein, translating into MKKILLFLLIAAVYVLHQDFWNWRASYPLLFGFLPIGLAYHAAYSILAAIMMAILVKAAWPKHLEDIDGDEPK; encoded by the coding sequence ATGAAAAAAATCCTCCTCTTCCTGCTCATCGCCGCCGTGTACGTGCTGCACCAGGATTTCTGGAACTGGCGCGCCTCTTATCCACTCCTCTTCGGTTTTCTGCCAATCGGCCTCGCTTACCATGCCGCTTATTCCATACTCGCCGCGATTATGATGGCCATCCTGGTCAAGGCGGCCTGGCCAAAGCATCTCGAGGACATTGACGGGGACGAACCCAAGTGA
- a CDS encoding sodium:solute symporter family protein, with amino-acid sequence MIPILVIGIYLLIIAVIGSVAYTRSKSNTEDFFLASRTVGGLVFFLSIFATNMTAFAILGSSGQAYRQGIGIYGLMASSSGFVIPLTIFFIGTRLWALGKKFGHQTQVSFFRDRWECSTIGTVIFILSVVMLVPYMIISIMGGGRVLTDISGGHVAYWLGCLVVVLVVTMNVFFGGMRGTVWVNIFQTILFLLFGVVALAVISHALPGGFGQYIAKIADNPKTSYLVTRERMSPQFFWSYTLIPLSSIMFPHMAMMCFAARKVTAFKRTVVLYPLAIMAIWLPCVFLGVLGTQTEPGLKNPDGILLHLLTDHAPVWLAGILGAGIISAVMGSDTHQVLAVSTMFTKDVFAHYGGKERFGEGGSVVFARAFIIFVTMVAYIVALNTPESIFELAVRFAFSGFAAMAPVMIAALFWKRSTKYGALASTLWVAACLVGAWWLQHISDGMIPKPGQPPTIIFPAFGHLFERTIANATCFGFLPVVPMVLGSAVLMVLVSLITKPPGEETIRKYFS; translated from the coding sequence GTGATTCCCATCCTTGTCATCGGTATTTATCTCCTCATCATCGCCGTTATCGGCAGCGTTGCGTACACGCGCAGTAAATCAAACACCGAGGATTTCTTCCTCGCCAGCCGCACCGTCGGCGGCCTCGTCTTCTTCCTCTCGATCTTCGCCACCAACATGACCGCCTTTGCGATCCTTGGAAGCTCAGGTCAGGCTTACCGGCAGGGCATCGGCATCTACGGCCTCATGGCGTCATCTTCCGGTTTCGTCATCCCGCTCACTATTTTCTTCATCGGCACCCGGCTCTGGGCGCTCGGCAAAAAGTTCGGCCACCAGACGCAGGTCTCCTTCTTCCGCGACCGGTGGGAATGCAGCACCATCGGCACGGTGATTTTTATCCTCAGCGTCGTGATGCTTGTGCCGTACATGATCATCAGCATCATGGGCGGCGGTCGCGTCCTGACCGACATCAGCGGCGGCCACGTCGCCTACTGGCTCGGATGTCTAGTCGTCGTGCTCGTTGTCACAATGAACGTCTTCTTCGGCGGCATGCGTGGCACCGTCTGGGTGAACATTTTCCAAACGATTCTCTTCCTGCTTTTCGGCGTGGTCGCCCTCGCGGTCATCAGCCACGCGCTGCCCGGCGGTTTCGGACAATACATTGCGAAGATTGCAGACAACCCGAAGACATCTTATCTCGTCACCCGCGAACGGATGTCTCCGCAGTTTTTCTGGAGCTACACGCTGATTCCGCTGTCATCGATCATGTTCCCGCACATGGCGATGATGTGTTTTGCCGCCCGTAAAGTCACCGCCTTCAAACGTACAGTCGTCCTTTATCCGCTGGCCATCATGGCGATCTGGCTGCCGTGTGTCTTCCTTGGTGTTCTCGGCACCCAGACCGAGCCTGGTCTGAAGAATCCCGATGGAATTCTGCTGCACCTGCTCACCGACCACGCCCCCGTCTGGCTCGCCGGCATCCTCGGCGCCGGCATCATCTCCGCTGTCATGGGTTCCGATACGCACCAGGTGCTCGCTGTCAGCACGATGTTTACCAAGGACGTCTTTGCCCACTACGGCGGCAAGGAACGGTTCGGCGAAGGCGGCAGCGTCGTGTTCGCCCGCGCTTTCATCATCTTCGTCACGATGGTGGCCTACATCGTCGCCTTGAACACCCCGGAAAGCATCTTCGAACTCGCCGTCCGGTTTGCGTTCAGCGGTTTTGCCGCGATGGCGCCTGTGATGATCGCCGCGTTGTTTTGGAAACGCAGCACCAAATACGGAGCGCTCGCCTCCACGTTGTGGGTCGCCGCCTGCCTCGTTGGCGCCTGGTGGCTCCAACACATCTCCGATGGCATGATCCCCAAACCGGGCCAGCCGCCCACGATCATTTTCCCGGCCTTCGGTCATCTGTTTGAACGCACCATTGCCAACGCGACTTGTTTCGGCTTCCTGCCGGTCGTGCCGATGGTTCTCGGCTCCGCAGTGCTGATGGTTCTCGTTTCGCTGATTACAAAGCCGCCGGGTGAAGAGACCATCAGGAAATATTTCTCGTGA